A stretch of Amycolatopsis balhimycina FH 1894 DNA encodes these proteins:
- a CDS encoding beta-1,3-glucanase family protein, which yields MLSRRTFVTAGLVAAASAPLWSAVTAPRARAAAALPLTLKNNSGSGTVYAYVSGADTSGRPGFVTADGRFQPLPNPSSPVTPIPDYAIPLGGSGSQRTVTLTDYLIGGRVWFSVDQKIQFFVNPGPGLVQPGFTSSDPNWQTNWTFCEFTYNSANLYANISYVDMVALPVSMATTGAAGSQSVSPLPGGALGSIADGLRAQHNTDGAPWDRLVVTDSSGKVVRVLAPGHSPVDFGGYWTNYLNAVWDHYRSTPLTINGQGAIGSYTGTVSGDAIVFAGLNTNGVPFTKPSAVDIFGCASGPLYNSGSDARGAVAARLAAALNRSSLLVAGGNNQPDGVAPSQYYRDATTNHYARLVHQYASIGYAFPYDDVGPTGAQPVDGHLQDPAPTSWTVSLGAGAGGGTPPPGPGGTSAYSTIQAEAYNDQSGTQNESCGDTGGGVDVGWLANGDWLKYARVDFGTSSPNQFVARLASGAPAGVSGAIKARLDSVSGPVIAEIDFANNGGWQQWQTVPANIVAPATGVHDLFLTFSGSSSDFVNVNWFTFTR from the coding sequence ATGCTGTCGAGGCGTACCTTCGTGACCGCGGGCCTGGTGGCCGCGGCGAGCGCGCCGTTGTGGTCCGCCGTCACCGCGCCGCGCGCGCGGGCGGCCGCGGCCTTGCCGTTGACGCTGAAGAACAATTCGGGCAGCGGCACCGTGTACGCCTACGTCAGCGGCGCGGACACCTCGGGCCGTCCCGGGTTCGTCACCGCCGACGGCCGGTTCCAGCCGCTGCCGAACCCGTCTTCGCCGGTGACGCCGATCCCGGACTACGCCATCCCGCTCGGCGGCTCCGGATCCCAGCGCACCGTGACGCTGACCGACTACCTCATCGGCGGCCGGGTGTGGTTCTCGGTCGATCAGAAGATCCAGTTCTTCGTCAACCCCGGACCCGGCCTGGTGCAGCCCGGCTTCACCAGCTCGGACCCGAACTGGCAGACGAACTGGACGTTCTGCGAGTTCACCTACAACAGCGCCAACCTCTACGCGAACATCAGCTACGTCGACATGGTGGCGCTGCCGGTGTCGATGGCCACCACGGGCGCGGCGGGCTCGCAGTCGGTCAGCCCGCTGCCCGGCGGCGCCCTCGGGAGCATCGCCGACGGGCTGCGCGCGCAGCACAACACCGACGGCGCGCCGTGGGACCGGCTGGTCGTCACCGACTCGTCCGGCAAGGTGGTGCGGGTGCTCGCCCCCGGCCACTCCCCCGTCGACTTCGGCGGCTACTGGACGAACTACCTCAACGCCGTCTGGGACCACTACCGCTCGACGCCGCTGACGATCAACGGGCAGGGCGCGATCGGCTCCTACACCGGCACGGTCAGCGGGGACGCGATCGTGTTCGCCGGCCTGAACACCAACGGCGTGCCGTTCACCAAGCCGAGCGCGGTGGACATCTTCGGCTGCGCGAGCGGGCCGCTGTACAACTCCGGCAGCGACGCGCGCGGTGCCGTCGCCGCCCGCCTGGCCGCGGCGCTGAACCGAAGCAGCCTGCTGGTGGCCGGCGGCAACAACCAGCCCGACGGCGTCGCACCTTCGCAGTACTACCGGGACGCCACGACCAACCACTACGCCCGCCTGGTGCACCAGTACGCGTCGATCGGCTACGCCTTCCCGTACGACGACGTGGGCCCGACCGGCGCCCAGCCCGTCGACGGCCACCTCCAGGACCCGGCCCCGACGTCCTGGACGGTCTCGCTCGGCGCGGGCGCGGGCGGCGGCACGCCCCCGCCCGGACCCGGCGGCACGAGCGCGTACTCGACGATCCAGGCGGAGGCCTACAACGACCAGAGCGGCACCCAGAACGAGTCGTGCGGCGACACGGGCGGCGGGGTGGACGTCGGCTGGCTGGCGAACGGCGACTGGCTGAAGTACGCCCGCGTCGACTTCGGGACGAGCTCGCCGAACCAGTTCGTCGCCCGCCTCGCCTCCGGCGCGCCCGCCGGGGTGAGCGGCGCGATCAAGGCCCGCCTGGACAGCGTGTCGGGCCCGGTCATCGCCGAGATCGACTTCGCGAACAACGGCGGCTGGCAGCAGTGGCAGACGGTGCCGGCCAACATCGTCGCCCCGGCCACCGGCGTGCACGACCTCTTCCTGACGTTCTCCGGAAGCTCGTCGGACTTCGTCAACGTCAACTGGTTCACCTTCACCCGCTAG